One region of Myxocyprinus asiaticus isolate MX2 ecotype Aquarium Trade chromosome 38, UBuf_Myxa_2, whole genome shotgun sequence genomic DNA includes:
- the LOC127428897 gene encoding cytochrome c oxidase subunit 7B, mitochondrial-like, whose translation MYHFAKAAFSLSGQSARQVAVRHKSDLSQDLHAKYGAPLLISGVTFCTAVWAYVITSTGIAWNLSPVSKVQPKEWKE comes from the exons ATGTATCACTTTGCCAAGGCTGCTTTCAGCCTCTCCG gtcAAAGTGCCCGTCAGGTGGCTGTGCGACACAAGTCAGATCTGTCCCAAGACCTTCATGCAAAATATGGAGCCCCTCTTCTGATTTCTGGAGTCACATTTTGCACTGCTGTTTGGGCATAT GTGATCACATCGACAGGCATCGCATGGAACCTGTCACCTGTAAGCAAGGTGCAGCCCAAGGAATGGAAGGAGTAA